From a single Nitrospinota bacterium genomic region:
- a CDS encoding sugar phosphate isomerase/epimerase family protein — protein sequence MRIGLSTHLFVHETLCPLWIRKIKEYGFRFIEIWGMRPHFDYKKNSAVSMLKDFLDKEGIRAISLHAPFYLHVKDAKERKWLSISSKEEKERKKIMKEIKEVMDVMRVFETDVIAIHCGLKVNREAEGDGIPKALYNSIEELMDYSMKSNIKIALENAPNQYSTTLKILDIVKKYHSKSLGMCLDLGHANVSEDPVKAIKKASGHIFSIHASDNDGTEDSHLSPFQGKIKWKSVRDTLFYEEYDGPFMLELRNYGDYDEVLSQTRDFVQKCFRINL from the coding sequence ATGAGAATTGGACTTTCCACACATCTTTTTGTCCATGAGACGCTCTGTCCCTTATGGATTAGAAAGATCAAGGAATACGGTTTTCGATTTATCGAGATATGGGGCATGAGACCCCACTTTGATTATAAGAAAAATTCAGCGGTCTCTATGCTAAAAGATTTTTTAGATAAAGAGGGTATCAGAGCAATCTCTTTGCACGCTCCTTTTTATTTGCATGTTAAAGACGCAAAAGAGAGGAAGTGGCTCTCAATCTCTTCAAAAGAAGAAAAAGAGAGAAAGAAGATCATGAAAGAGATAAAAGAAGTAATGGATGTAATGAGAGTTTTTGAGACAGACGTAATAGCTATCCATTGCGGACTGAAGGTGAACAGGGAAGCTGAGGGCGATGGTATTCCAAAGGCGCTGTATAACAGCATTGAAGAGTTGATGGATTATTCTATGAAAAGTAATATAAAGATAGCCCTTGAGAATGCCCCTAATCAATATTCTACAACTCTGAAAATTCTTGATATTGTAAAAAAATATCATTCAAAGTCTTTGGGTATGTGTCTCGATTTGGGACATGCAAATGTTTCAGAAGATCCAGTCAAGGCAATAAAAAAAGCCTCAGGGCATATCTTTTCTATCCATGCTTCTGATAATGATGGCACTGAGGATTCTCACCTATCTCCTTTTCAAGGCAAAATCAAATGGAAAAGTGTAAGGGATACCCTTTTTTATGAAGAATATGATGGCCCCTTTATGTTGGAACTTAGGAACTATGGAGATTATGACGAGGTCTTGTCCCAAACAAGGGATTTTGTTCAGAAATGTTTTAGGATAAATCTTTAA
- a CDS encoding NDP-sugar synthase: MKGMILAAGLGERMFPLTHILPKPLIPVANIPSIEYSINLLKNNGIKEIIVNTHYKTKDLIDYFQNRALAGIDIQFSHEEILLGTAGGIKRAEKFLKGGTFIVVNSDIVIDIDLNEVLEFHKKKGALVTMVLREDKNVEKYGIIGIDSENRVKRFLNKGTSAFKSLKNMMFTGIQIFEQEIFDELPPVRPCSISEEIYPGLISRGYPVFGYLTMNYWMDMGTHRRYLEVNHDMLQNKYPSFERMAEARGISLNLVNKFTNKDINIIPPVIIDEPSVIKEGCDIGPSVVLGKNSILDQGVVIRESVVWENVYVSENAEISNSIIGLDMKVEKESKIKEKIAIKKDNKIQLYPINE, translated from the coding sequence ATGAAAGGCATGATATTGGCCGCGGGATTAGGGGAAAGAATGTTTCCTTTAACCCACATACTACCCAAACCCTTAATCCCTGTTGCAAACATACCCTCAATAGAATATTCAATTAATCTACTTAAAAACAATGGGATAAAAGAGATTATTGTCAACACACATTACAAAACAAAAGATTTGATAGATTACTTTCAAAATAGAGCTTTGGCTGGGATAGATATTCAATTTTCTCATGAAGAGATACTCTTGGGTACCGCGGGAGGTATTAAACGAGCCGAAAAATTTTTAAAAGGGGGTACATTTATTGTAGTAAATAGCGACATTGTCATTGATATTGACTTAAACGAAGTACTTGAGTTTCATAAGAAAAAAGGGGCATTGGTTACAATGGTCTTAAGAGAGGATAAGAATGTAGAAAAGTATGGGATCATTGGAATTGATTCAGAAAACCGGGTGAAAAGATTTTTAAATAAAGGAACCTCAGCCTTTAAAAGTCTAAAAAATATGATGTTTACCGGTATTCAGATATTTGAACAGGAGATCTTTGATGAACTTCCTCCTGTAAGGCCATGTAGTATTTCTGAGGAGATATATCCTGGATTGATATCGAGAGGATATCCTGTTTTTGGCTATTTAACAATGAATTACTGGATGGATATGGGAACGCACAGAAGATATTTAGAAGTCAATCATGATATGCTGCAAAATAAATATCCGTCTTTTGAGAGAATGGCAGAGGCTAGAGGGATTTCTTTAAATCTTGTTAATAAATTCACAAACAAGGATATTAATATCATCCCCCCTGTGATTATAGATGAGCCCTCTGTCATTAAAGAGGGGTGCGATATCGGGCCGTCTGTTGTGCTGGGGAAAAATTCTATTTTAGATCAGGGTGTAGTAATAAGAGAAAGTGTGGTTTGGGAGAATGTTTATGTCTCTGAAAATGCAGAGATATCAAATTCGATTATCGGTTTAGATATGAAGGTAGAAAAGGAATCAAAAATAAAAGAGAAGATAGCAATAAAAAAAGATAATAAAATCCAACTGTATCCTATCAACGAGTAA